Proteins from a single region of Paenibacillus sp. BIHB 4019:
- a CDS encoding ATPase, T2SS/T4P/T4SS family → MINFILIVIVIIAIIVFVYFWMTKRNSKEESANYLKYDMNEIVVFIRKAFEEIIASSLYEGSPGVEEYNRRKARRRELQKALRSCMHGDLSAKKFVKLYMRDLLLNTYGLNETNVNTVIRFDYMDKLSTQDCFEILLHVFQKDHRQEAFNKIIDKYNLDQLVKLEDGSKGYRITEEQIRSIYFAEKPRLTFQDKVDIIVQRAYQIYKGLGAIDELRDQNIDGINGGTSGMPPDVVQNIDINHYVNQQRFIARSYDAIWIFYRGKSLQLEFLSFGSEQELKRVCQNIYGFGNPGQLNEARGYIINDMADGSRVVVVRPKMAESWAFFVRKFNDSLVDLEEQIKDEGSELVINMLIYLILGHQVTAITGRQGSGKTTLLKALIKYIYAKNIRIQETSFEIWARKMYPHKNILSFRETPTVSGQDGLDVQKKTDGAVNIVGEAATHSVVSYVIQAAQVASEYTLFTHHGKTLANLINALRNSLIASGAFSNEKIAESQVVEALGFNVHLVLRSGKRFVERVTEIIPVDTQYEYPKTYKEAENVTDKLDAFMDTMTEYFGRVTDRQSYQYRDVIVWENDKYVVKDRITARKAEEMLKNMDHDDAESFKAFLLAHWGEAA, encoded by the coding sequence ATGATTAATTTTATTTTGATTGTCATTGTCATTATCGCCATTATCGTGTTTGTATATTTCTGGATGACTAAGCGGAATTCAAAGGAAGAGTCAGCTAACTATTTGAAATATGACATGAATGAAATTGTTGTGTTCATTAGGAAAGCATTTGAAGAAATTATCGCTTCTTCATTATATGAAGGCAGTCCAGGGGTGGAAGAATACAACCGCAGGAAGGCGCGCAGGAGGGAGTTGCAGAAGGCGCTGCGTTCCTGCATGCATGGAGACCTGTCAGCCAAAAAATTTGTGAAGCTTTATATGCGCGACCTGCTATTGAATACGTATGGTTTAAATGAGACGAATGTAAATACCGTCATTAGATTTGATTATATGGATAAGCTTAGCACTCAGGATTGCTTTGAAATTTTATTGCATGTTTTTCAGAAAGATCATCGCCAAGAAGCTTTTAATAAAATCATCGATAAATATAATCTGGACCAGCTTGTGAAGCTGGAGGATGGCTCCAAAGGCTATCGCATAACAGAGGAACAAATTCGCAGCATTTATTTCGCGGAAAAACCGAGGCTTACTTTTCAAGATAAAGTCGACATTATTGTACAAAGAGCCTATCAAATTTATAAAGGCCTGGGTGCCATTGATGAACTTCGTGATCAGAATATAGACGGAATCAATGGCGGGACAAGCGGCATGCCTCCAGATGTCGTGCAAAATATTGATATTAATCATTATGTAAATCAGCAAAGATTTATTGCTCGCTCTTACGATGCAATATGGATTTTTTATCGGGGGAAATCCCTGCAGCTGGAGTTTTTGAGCTTCGGCTCCGAGCAAGAATTGAAGCGTGTTTGTCAAAATATTTATGGATTTGGCAATCCGGGACAGCTCAATGAGGCACGAGGCTACATTATCAACGATATGGCAGATGGCAGCCGGGTCGTTGTCGTCAGACCGAAAATGGCGGAAAGCTGGGCCTTTTTTGTTCGTAAATTCAATGATTCGCTTGTTGATTTAGAAGAACAGATTAAGGATGAAGGATCCGAGCTAGTTATAAATATGCTCATTTATCTTATTTTGGGGCATCAGGTTACGGCTATAACCGGCAGGCAGGGGTCTGGTAAAACAACACTGCTTAAAGCTTTAATCAAGTATATTTATGCTAAAAACATCCGGATTCAGGAGACGTCGTTTGAAATTTGGGCACGGAAAATGTATCCCCACAAAAATATTTTGTCCTTTAGAGAAACGCCAACCGTTAGTGGACAAGATGGGCTGGATGTTCAGAAGAAGACGGATGGTGCGGTTAACATTGTCGGTGAGGCGGCTACCCATTCTGTCGTTAGTTATGTCATCCAGGCAGCACAGGTTGCTTCCGAGTATACCTTGTTCACGCATCATGGCAAAACATTAGCGAACTTGATAAATGCGCTTCGTAACAGCTTAATTGCTTCAGGCGCATTTTCCAATGAAAAAATCGCTGAAAGCCAGGTTGTTGAGGCATTGGGCTTTAATGTTCATTTGGTTCTTCGTTCGGGGAAGCGGTTCGTGGAGCGTGTTACGGAAATCATTCCTGTTGATACGCAATACGAATATCCTAAAACGTATAAAGAGGCTGAAAATGTAACCGACAAGCTGGATGCTTTTATGGATACGATGACCGAATATTTCGGCCGCGTTACAGATCGGCAATCCTATCAATATAGAGATGTTATTGTTTGGGAAAATGATAAGTACGTGGTGAAGGACAGAATAACGGCGCGTAAAGCGGAAGAAATGCTCAAAAATATGGATCATGATGATGCCGAAAGCTTTAAAGCCTTTTTATTGGCCCATTGGGGGGAAGCGGCATGA